The genomic interval GACAATCAACGTGAGCGTAGTGGCGGGACTCCGTTTCGTACTCCACGTGAGCGGTATTAATCGTAATCCCGCGTTGCTTTTCTTCGGGAGCAGCATCAATATCATCGTATTTTCTGGCTTTTGCATTACCCAGAGCCGCGAGGGTCATGGTAATTGCAGCAGTCAGCGTGGTTTTGCCGTGGTCAACGTGACCGATCGTACCGATATTGACGTGGGGTTTAGTCCGTTCAAACTTTGCGCGTGCCATGAATTGTGTGTTCCTTATTCTCTATCTATGCGTTCCCTTTGTTTTTAGCGATGATGGCTTCTGCCACGTTGCGAGGGACTTCCTCATAATGGCTGAATTCCATTGAAAAGATCCCCCGACCTTGGGTTTTAGATCGAATATCCGTAGCATAGCCAAACATTTCTGCGAGGGGAACCTTCGCAGCAACTTTAGCAATACCGGAGTCCGATCCCATGCCTTCAATTTGGCCGCGACGAGAGTTTAAATCTCCCATCACATCACCCAGAAAGTCTTCGGGAACTTCCACTTCGACTTTCATCATGGGTTCGAGCAATACCGGCGAGGCTTTGTGAACCCCGTCTTTAATTGCCATTGAGCCAGCAATTTTGAAGGCCATTTCCGAAGAGTCAACATCATGGTAAGAGCCATCGATTAAGGTCGCTTTGACATCAATCAATGGATAACCTGCTAAAATGCCCGATTCGCAAGCTTCCTTCATCCCTTGTTCTGCTGGAGAGACATATTCCTTGGGAACGGAACCCCCAACAATTTTTGAGACGAATTCAAAGCCACTTCCCGGATCTCCAGGTTCAAGCTCAATGACAACGTGACCGTATTGACCTTTACCACCGCTTTGGCGAATAAATTTGCCCTCAGCTTTAACGGCTTTACGAATGGTTTCGCGGTAAGCCACTTGAGGCGCGCCAACGTTGGCTTCTACCTTAAATTCTCGCAGCATTCGGTCTACTAGAATTTCTAGGTGAAGTTCGCCCATCCCAGCAATCACGGTTTGATTGGTTTCTGGGTCAACGCTGACTCGGAAGGTGGGGTCTTCTTCAGACAAGGACTGGAGGGCTTTGGAAAGCTTCTCCATATCTTGCTTGGTCTTGGGTTCGACTGCCACTGAGATAACGGGTTCTGGAATATAGAGAGATTCCAGAATGACGGGCGCACCTTCTGTACAGAGGGTATCCCCGGTGAAGGTGTCTTTGAGTCCAAGAACAGCACCGAGATCGCCGGCTCTCAGTTCGTCTACTTCAATGCGATCGTCAGCTTTGAGGACGATGAGGCGAGAAATCCGTTCTTTTTTGCCTTTGGTGGAGTTGAGGACGTAGCTGCCTTTTTGCAGGACGCCTGAATAAACGCGCACAAAGGTAAGGCGACCGTAGGGATCGGCCATGATTTTGAAGGCGAGTGCTGAGAAGGGTGCTTCATCATCAGCGCGACGCTCGACAACTTCGCCACTCGGCAAGGTTCCTTGAATCGGGGGAACATCAACCGGAGCGGGTAGGTAGTCAATGACTGCATCAAGGAGCAATTGAACGCCTTTATTCTTAAAGGCAGAACCGCACAGCATCGGTACGATGGTGCCCTCGACGGTGCCTTTACGCAGGGCGGTGCGAATTTCCTCTTCGGTAAATTCTTCGCCTTCTAGATATTTTTCGGTGAGGGTGTCGTCCGTTTCAGCAACGGCTTCCACCAGCTTCGTCCGAAATTCTTGGGCTTGTTCGAGCAGTTCTTCAGGAATCTCGACTTCTTGGATATCTTTACCGAGGTCATCATTGTAAAGTTTGGCCCGCATCCGCACCAAATCTACAATGCCTCTGAACTCGGTTTCGCTACCAATGGGAATTTGGACGGGAACGGCATTGGCACGGAGGCGATCGCGCAACTGGTTATAAACTTTATAAAAGTTTGACCCGGTGCGATCCATCTTATTGACAAAGGCAATCCGAGGGACTTTATAACGATCGGCTTGCCGCCAAACCGTCTCCGATTGAGGCTGGACGCCACCCACTGAGCAGAATACAGCAATTACGCCGTCTAATACCCGCATGGAACGTTCTACTTCAATGGTGAAGTCAACGTGGCCGGGGGTGTCGATGATGTTGATTTGGTGCTCCCGCCAGTTGGTGCTGATGGCAGCCGCCGTAATCGTAATTCCTCGTTCCCGTTCTTGGGCCATCCAGTCTGTTACGGCCGTTCCTTCATGCACTTCACCCAGTTTGTGAACCATGCCTGAATAAAACAGAATCCGCTCTGTTGTTGTCGTCTTACCCGCATCAATGTGGGCGGCAATTCCGATATTGCGTACTCGCTCCAGCGGGACGGTTCGTGACACAGCTACCTCCTTTGTCTCGAAACGCAGTTCGATCCTGCGTCGCTGTTTGTGTTAAGTTTCTATACTTTATTTTACGGAATCTTTGACCTACCGATCCGTATTAGTAGCGGTAATGGGCAAATGCTTTGTTAGCTTCGGCCATCCGGTGAGTTTCTTCGCGCTTGCGAATGGCGTTGCCGCTCTCGTTGGCTGCATCCATTAAT from Desertifilum tharense IPPAS B-1220 carries:
- the fusA gene encoding elongation factor G is translated as MSRTVPLERVRNIGIAAHIDAGKTTTTERILFYSGMVHKLGEVHEGTAVTDWMAQERERGITITAAAISTNWREHQINIIDTPGHVDFTIEVERSMRVLDGVIAVFCSVGGVQPQSETVWRQADRYKVPRIAFVNKMDRTGSNFYKVYNQLRDRLRANAVPVQIPIGSETEFRGIVDLVRMRAKLYNDDLGKDIQEVEIPEELLEQAQEFRTKLVEAVAETDDTLTEKYLEGEEFTEEEIRTALRKGTVEGTIVPMLCGSAFKNKGVQLLLDAVIDYLPAPVDVPPIQGTLPSGEVVERRADDEAPFSALAFKIMADPYGRLTFVRVYSGVLQKGSYVLNSTKGKKERISRLIVLKADDRIEVDELRAGDLGAVLGLKDTFTGDTLCTEGAPVILESLYIPEPVISVAVEPKTKQDMEKLSKALQSLSEEDPTFRVSVDPETNQTVIAGMGELHLEILVDRMLREFKVEANVGAPQVAYRETIRKAVKAEGKFIRQSGGKGQYGHVVIELEPGDPGSGFEFVSKIVGGSVPKEYVSPAEQGMKEACESGILAGYPLIDVKATLIDGSYHDVDSSEMAFKIAGSMAIKDGVHKASPVLLEPMMKVEVEVPEDFLGDVMGDLNSRRGQIEGMGSDSGIAKVAAKVPLAEMFGYATDIRSKTQGRGIFSMEFSHYEEVPRNVAEAIIAKNKGNA